The window GGAGCTCGTGCCGCACAGCGAGGAACTCGGCGCGGCCGAGCGCGGCGCTCGCGGTCTCACCGAGGCGGTCCGCGACGCCCTGCGGCGTGAAGTTCGCGTCCCGGAGCGCGGCGCGCAGAGCCCCGATCTGGTCGGGAGAGAGCAACGGATCGGTCACCGGCCCATCCTCTCTCCCAACCGGGCGCTCTTCGCCCCCGGGGGAGCGAAGGGCCCTGGACGTGGCAGTCTGAACGCATGGTGACGCTGCGTCTGAGTCAGGACGTCGATGCCGACGCGTTCCTGGCTGACGACCCGCTCGCGCTGCTCGTCGGCATGCTCCTCGATCAGCAGTTCCCGATGGAGCGGGCGTTCGCGGCGCCCTACACGCTCAGCAGGCGGATGGGCGTGTCGCGGTTGGACCCGGCCGCGATCGCCGCGTTCGACCCGGACGAGTTCGCCGCGCTGTTCGCCACGCCGCCAGCCCTGCACCGGTACCCGCAGGCGATGGCCGGCCGGGTCCAGTCGGTTGCCTCCTACGTGCTGGACGCCTACGACGGCGACACCGCACGGCTGTGGACGGGCGCGACCAGCGGCGCCGACCTCCTGAAGCGGATCAAGGCCCTCCCGGGCTTCGGCGAGCAGAAGGCCCGGATCTTCGTCGCGCTGCTCGGCAAGCAGTTCGCCGTCCGGCCGGACGGCTGGCGCGAGGCCGCCGGTGCCTACGGCGAGGACGGCTCGACCCGCTCGGTCGCGGACGTGACCGGCCCGGAGACGCTGCAGGCCGTCCGTGAGTTCAAGAAGGCCGCCAAGGCGAAGGCCAAGGAGGGTGCACGATGAGCGCTGGCGACGCCGCGGGCTTCGACTCTTCGCTGTGGCCGTTGGCCCAGCTCCGTGTGCGTGCCGGCGCGATCGAGCTGCGCCCGCCGACCGACGACGACCTGCCCGCGCTGGCCGCGCTGGTCCCGGTCGAGGCCGGTCACGACCCGACGCTGCCGATCAGCGGCGTCACCACCCCGCACGAGGTGACCGCCCAGGCCGTGCTGCGGCAGGTCTGGCGGTCACGGGCCGAGCTGGCGCCCGACCGGTGGCGGATCTGCCTCGCGGCCTACGTCGACGGCGTCCTGGTCGGTCAGCAGGACCTGAAGGCGGACGACTTCCCCCGCCGCCGGATCGTCGAGACGTCCTCCTGGCTCGGCACCGAGCACCGGCGTCGCGGGCACGGCAAGGCGATGCGGGCGCTCGCGCTGCACCTCGCGTTCGAGGGGCTCGGCGCGGTCGCGGTCGAGAGCGAGTCCGCGGAGGGCAACGACGCGGCCCTGGGCATCACCCGATCGCTCGGGTACAGCCCCAGCGGCGACACCTACGAGGTGCACGACGGGGTCGTCACGCACATGCTCTGGTCACGGCTGACCCGGGAGCGGTGGGCCCTTCACCGGCAGGGTTACGGCCTCGGGCCGGTCGAGTGCGAAGGCGTGGAGGGATGCCGGCAGCTGCTCGGACTGCCCCCCACCGAGCTGGCGCCGACGAGCAACGGCAACCGGGCCGCGAACGGCGTCGCCCACCGCGGCGCACCGACGGGACAGCCCGCACCGGCCTGAACCCCGACCCGCATGGCGGAGCACTGTGCGCAGTGCAACGATGGGTTGATGCGGTACCCGGCCCGAGGGTGACCAGCCCTCGGGAGACTGGGCGCCCCCGAGCGAAGCGGGTGGAGCGCGTGCAGACACGGCGATCGCGGGTCGAGGTGATCACCGGGGCCGACCGGAGTCCCGCCGATCAGCTCCGCCGCCGTCAGTGGCAGTACTTCGGGCTGATGATGCTGCGGGTCGTCTGCCTGATCGTCGCCGCGATCCTGGTCAGCCTGGAAGTCCCGTACGCGCTGGCCTGGGTGCTGTTCCTGACCGTCGGCATGGTGGCGTTCCCGTGGATCGCGGTGATGGTCGCGAACGACCGCCCGCCTCGGGAGGAGAACCGCTTCACCAATCGCCTGCGGCGGTCGTCGGCCGGGGCCCGTGCCGTGGCCACCCACGAACAGGGGGACGACGTCCGCCGGCCGGAGCGGCCCGAACTCGACGCCCGCGAGTTACCGCCGTCCTCCGCCAAGGTCATCGACCCCGACGACTGAACAACGACCGGTTAGGGCCGGGCACCGGGGAGGCCGACGGCGAGCGTGCCTGCCCGGGCCCCCGCGGCAAGCGCCCCGGCCGGACCGGCGCCGGTGAGCCAGGCGGCCAGCAGTCCGGCGGCGAACGCGTCTCCGGCACCGGTGGTGTCCACAACGCGCCGGGCGGGCTCCGCGGCGACCCAGGCGGCTCCGCTCGCTCCGCGCCACCACGCACCGCCCGCGCCGTCCTTCACGACCGCGGTGTCCACCGCCTCGGCGAGCCGGGCGGCGGCCACCGACGGGTCGGACAGCCCGGTGAGCACCGCCGCCTCGGCGGCGTTGGCCAGCAGCAGATCGACACGTGCGATCCAGCGGAGGAACCGCTCCGGCCCGGCTGCCTCCAGCGGTGCGGCGGACGCCGCGTCCACCGAGATCGTGAGGCGACGTTCCTTGGCGACGTCCAGCGCGGCCAGCCCGGCCTTCCGGGAACCGGCGTCCAGCAGCGCGTAACCGGACAGGTGCAGGTGCCGGATGTCGTCCCGCCCGACCACGGCCGCGACGTCCGCCGCGTCGAGCCGGTCGGCCGCCGCCCGGTCGGGGAACATCGTCCGCTCGCCGTCGCCGTCCACCAGCACGGCGATCGACGCGGTCGGCAGCTCCGGGTCGATCGCGACCGCGGACTCCACGCCGGCCGCCACCAGCTCGGCGATCCGGTCCCGCCCGGGGGCGTCGTCACCGACGCGCGCGACCAGCGTCACCGGGACACCGGCCGTGGCGAGCCAGGCCGCGGTGTTCGCGGCGGCGCCGCCACCGCTGTACCGGATCTGCGCCGGCCGATCCGACCCGACCGCGGGTGGCCCGTCGGTGCGGATCACGATGTCGGTGGCCAGGTCACCGACGACGGCGACCCGGCCCGCTCGGCGCTGCGGCGCGGTGGTCACGGCCGTCAGCCGCCGGTTCGAGCCGGGGTCACGCGAGCGCCGTCCGGGTTCCGGCGAACGCCACCGCGATTCGGCCGGCCAGCTCGGCGTTGCGCAGGATGATCCGGGTGTTGACGGTCAGGCTCTCGCCCTCGGTCGCGGCGTGGAAGTGCGCCAGCAGGTACGGGGTCACGTCCTTGCCGGTCACGCCCTCCCGCTCCAGCCCGGCCAGCCCCTCGGCGAGCACCCGGTCGTGCAGCGCCGGATCCAGCTGCTCGGATACCGGCAGCGGGTTCGCGACCACGACCGCGCCGGACCCCAGTTTCAGCTCCCGGGTGGCCCGGAGCGTCTCGGCGATCTCGCTCACCTCGTCGGCCCGCCACCCGACCGGGTAACCGGAGTCGGAGAGGTAGAAGCCCGGGAACTGGTCGGTGCGGTAGCCCAGCACGGTCACGCCGGAGGACTCCAGCCGCTCCAGCGTCGCCGGAACGTCGAGGATCGACTTCACGCCGGCGCAGACCACCGCGATCGGCGTCCGGGCCAGCGTGCCGAGGTCGGCGGACTCGTCGAACGTCGTCGCGGCGTCGCGGTGCACACCGCCCAGGCCGCCGGTCGCGAACACCGGGATGCCGACCGCCGCGGCCACCGCCGCGGTGCTCGCGACGGTGGTCGCTCCGTCGCCCCGCTTGGCCGCGAGCACCGGCAGGTCGCGGACGCTGGCCTTGGCGACGCCGTCGGTGAGCGCCAGGTGGCGCAGCTGCTCGGCGTCGAGGCCGACGACGATCTCCCCGCCGAGGACGCCGACCGTGGCCGGTACCGCACCGGTCGCGCGGACCGTGCGCTCGATCTCCGCACCCACCTCGAGGTTCCGCGGGCGGGGAAGCCCGTGGGACAGGATCGTGCTCTCCAGCGCGACCACCGGAGTGCCGGTGCCCAACGCCTCCGCCACCTCGGCGCCGAGCCGGATTCGATAGCGCCCGAGCGGGGGTTCGATCTCCACGCGAACACCGTACTTCCTGGTGATACGGCGCTCGCTGCTGGCCTTGATCGATATCTCCGCGTGACCTATCGACGGCCGCGACGAGGCCGTTCGGGCGGTCATGCGGCAGACTGGTATGCGCATCGTCATTCGCAGGGAGAGGAAGCATCGTGGGAGCCACTGAGACGCTGGAGCGGCCGGAGACCCGAGAGCGCCAGACCGACAACGGCCCCGAGGTCTTCCACTACGTGAAGAAGAACAAGATCGCCGAAAGTGCGGTCATGGGCACGATGGTACAGGCACTCTGTGGCGAAGTCTTCCCCGTGACGAAGTCGCCGAAGCCGAACTCGCCGGTCTGCCCGGCCTGCAAGGAGATCTACGACTCGCTGCCCAAGGGGGAGTGAGCCAGGACCGCCGCTGACCGGGCCGACTCCGCGTCGGTCCGGTCCGTGCGCTCCACGGGCGCTTTCGCCTCGTCCGGTTCGGACTCCGCCTCTGGCTCCGGCTCAGCCGGAGGATCCTCCGCCGGCCGCCGACCGCGGAACGCGGCGGCCAGCTTGCGCCCGAGACGCGCGATCCGGTGCAGATGGCGCGGCCGGCGGCCGGCCGGGTGCAACTGCTCCAGCGTCCCGTTCAGCTCGGCGCCGAGCAGCACCGCGAACGCCAGCACGTAGAAGTACAGCAGCGCGACGATCGGCGCCGCGAGCGTGGAGAACAGCAGCATCTCGCCGGCCAGACGGCCGAGGTAGAGCCGCAGCACCCACGAGAGCCCGATGAACAGCAGCAGCGCCAGCGCCGCGCCCGGCAGCGCCCGCCGCCATCGCAGCCGCACCGGCGTCGCGTAGTGGTAGAACGCGGACAGTGCGGTGAACACGATCCCGGCGGTCACCGGCCAGTACGCCAGCCGGATCACCGCTTCGGCGGCCGAGTGCCAGCCGTCCGGCAGCCAGGCCACGACGAAGTCCGGCCCCAGAATCGCCAGCGGCACCGCCACCACGGCGGTGGCCAGCGTGAAGATGTAGAGCCAGAGCGCGAGCAGCCGGCTGGCCACCGCACCCCGCAGCTCGCGCTGCCCGTAGGCGATCGACACCGTGTTGACGAACGTCGCGGTGGACGACGAACCGGCCCACAGCGACAGCACGAGCGCGATCGTCGCCACCTCACCGCGACCGTGCCGCAGCAGCTCGCCGACGATCGGCGCCACGACGTCGTGCTGCACGCTCGGGCTCACCAGCCGGTCCGTCAGCCGCAGCGCGTGGGCCTCGGTGCGGTTGACGAGGTCGGTGCCGGTCCAGCGTCCGGCGTAACCCAGGACGCCGAGGATCGCGAGGAAGAGCGGGGGCACCGAAAGCAGCTGCCAGAACGCCGCTTCGGCCGACAGACCGAGGATCCGGTCCTGCCACGCCTTCGCCAGCATCGAGCGGATGACCCGCCAGATCCCGCTCAGCGTGGTCCGCACGGGGCGGAGAGTAGCGGCCGCCGAGCGGTACACGATGCGCGCCGGGCCGAAGGCCGGACCTAGCGCGCGCCGCGCAACCCGGGTCGCCGCGGCCCGGAGCCACGCGACGCGCCCGGCAGGAAGTGTGAGCATGTCAACCGTTCACGCTACGGGGTCGGACCACCGGCGTCGCGTCCGGACCCGCTGTTGCAGCACGTCGGCCCGGGAGGGCCGCACAGCGCCGAAGCGGACAGTGTTCGCCGCGGTCGCGATGCCGCCGGTATCCATCATCGCGCACCGGCGCCGGGTAGGCTCGGTGAAGCCCTCGCGCCGCGAAAGCCGCCCGGGGGCGCACTGGTGTTCGGCTCGGTATGGAGGGTGTGGTTTGACCGCGAACCCAGTGAACGCGGCTGTCGGCACGGTCGGCGGAGCCGCGCCGCCGCTCCGCGTCTGGCAGCGGAAAGCCCTCGTCGAGTACCTCCGCCGGTCGCCGCAGGACTTCCTCGCGGTCGCGACCCCGGGAGCCGGAAAGACGACGTTCGCACTCCGGATCGCCGCGGAGCTGCTCGCCGACCGCACGGTCAGTCAGGTCACGGTCGTCGCGCCGACCGAGCACCTGAAGACGCAGTGGGCGCAGGCGGCAGCCCGGGTCGGCATCCAGCTCGACCCGACGTTCTCCTCCGCCGGGCTCACGTCCTCGGACTTCCACGGCATCGTCGTGACGTACGCCCAGGTCGGTCTCTACCCGCAGATCCACCACCGCCGGTGCACCGCACGGCCGACGCTGGTGATCCTCGACGAGATCCACCACGCCGGTGACTCGCGGACGTGGGGCGACGGCGTCCGGATGGCGTTCGAGCCGGCCACCCGGCGGCTCGCGCTGACCGGTACGCCGTTCCGGTCGGACGCGAACCCGATCCCGTTCGTGCAGTACGAGCGCGACCGCAACGGGCTGACCCGGTCCCGGTCGGATTCCAACTACGGCTACGCGGACGCCCTGCGCGACCAGGTCGTCCGGCCGGTGCTGTTCCTGGCGTACTCCGGCGAGGCGAAGTGGCGCACCAGCGCCGGTGAGGAGCTCACCGCGCGCCTGGGCGAGCCGCTCACCGCCGAACAGACCGCCCAGGCCTGGCGGACCGCGCTCGACCCCAAGGGCGACTGGATGCCGCAGGTCCTGCGCGCCGCCGACGCCCGGCTCACGGTCGTCCGGCAGCACGGCATGGCCGACGCCGGCGGCCTGGTCATCGCCACCGATCACCAGGCCGCGAAGGCCTACGCCGAGCTGTTGCGGCGGGTCACCGGGAAGGCGCCGGTCGTGGTGCTCTCCGACGACGGCGCGGCGAGCGCCAAGATCGCCGCGTTCGGGGCGTCGGAGGACCGGTGGATGGTCGCGGTCCGGATGGTGTCCGAAGGTGTCGACATCCCGCGGCTGGCGGTCGGGGTCTACGCGACCAGCGCCAGCACGCCGCTGTACTTCGCGCAGGCGATCGGGCGGTTCGTCCGGGCCCGGCGCCCGGGGGAGACCGCGACGGTGTTCCTGCCGAGCGTCCCGGTGCTGCTGGGGCTCGCCGGTGAGATGGAGGTCGAGCGCGACCACGTGCTCGACCGGCCGCACCGGGAGAAGCTACTCGACGACGACCTGGTCGCCGCGGCCAACAAGCAAGAGGACGAGGACACCGACGACAAGCCGAAGTTCACCGCGCTCTCGGCGTCGGCGCATCTGGACCAGGTGATCTACGACGGTGCCTCGTTCGGCACCGGAGCGGCACCCGGCACCGCCGAGGAGGAGGAGTACCTGGGGCTGCCCGGGCTGCTCACCTCCGACCAGATCGCGGCGCTGCTGGCGAAGCGGCAGGCCGATCAGGTGGCGGCGCAGCGGAAGGCCGCGTCCGAGCGGAAGGCCGCCGGCGGCCCGGCGATCCCGGAGCCGGAGGCGGTGCCGACGTCGAGCTTCGCGCGGCGCCAGATGCTGCGGAAGCAGCTGAACACGTTGGTCGCCGCGCAGCACCACCGCACGAACCGGCCGCACGGCCAGATCCACGCCGAACTGCGCCGTCTCTGCGGTGGCCCCCCGAGCGCCCAGGCGACCATCGAACAGTTGGAAGAACGCATCGCCACGATTCAGACCTGGTGAGCGGCCAGCGCCGCCCTCGAGGGGCTCCAGGTTCAGACAACGACGAAGCCCCCGGCCCATGGGCCGGGGGCTTTTGTCGCTCGGGCCTTAGTCCTCGCTACGAAGGATCTGGACTGCCACCTTCTCGAGGTCCTTGGCGTACTTGTTTCCGTGGTGACCGCAGAAGACGAGGTCGCCGCCGCCGGGCAGAACTGCCCGGACCTTGGCAGCCGCACCACACCGGTCGCAACGCTCGCCAGCTGACGGCGCCTCGGTCGGCGGCGGGGTCAGGGTCGGGGTCATTGGCCTCCTCCTCTGCTCTCACCGTGCTGTTCGTTGTGCTTACCGCTCACACATCGTCCAACACATCAGTGTGCTGAGACGTTCCTGATCCACCGCCATGTTCCGCATCACACAGCGAGTGACCAGTTGTCTCGGGACCGCCGTTCACGATGACCGGCGGTCCCACAACCAGAGTGCCACGGGAAACGGCACTTCGGAGATCGGATCTCGGACAGACATCCGGGCGTGGCAAATCGCTTCCGGTACATCGGGTATATATGCCACTAAACGACGCCCTGGACGACGATCTGACATCCGGCGGTCACCAAGTTGGAACACGCCGAGACGCCCCGTCGAGGGCGCTCGGAGGTCGGATTCCCCGCCGCGCGGTGTGGCCTGCCCGGCTTCGCCGGCCCCGAACTGCTCCTCCGGACGATCGGCAGCTGCCCGACGTCGTCACTGAACGTATTTCTGCGGACGCACGACGGCGGGCCGGCCGCGCGAAGGCCCCGCCGCCCTCGAACGGGTGGCGGGGCCTTCGCGGCCGAACTCAGTCCAGGTAGTCGCGGAGTACCTGGGACCGCGACGGGTGCCGCAGCTTCGACATCGTCTTCGACTCGATCTGGCGGATCCGCTCCCGGGTCACGCCGTAGACCTGGCCGATCTCGTCCAGCGTCCGCGGCTGGCCGTCGGCGAGGCCGAAGCGGAGCCGGACCACACCCGCCTCCCGCTCCGACAGCGTCTGGAGCACCGACTGGAGCTGGTCCTGCAGCAGCGTGAAGCTGACCGCGTCGACCGCGACGACCGCCTCGGAGTCCTCGATGAAGTCGCCGAGCTGGCTGTCGCCCTCGTCGCCGATCGTCTGGTCGAGCGAGATCGGCTCCCGGGCGTACTGCTGGATCTCCAGCACCTTCTCCGGGGTGATGTCCATTTCCTTGGCGAGCTCTTCGGGGGTGGGCTCGCGGCCCAGGTCCTGGAGCAGCTCACGCTGTATGCGGCCGAGCTTGTTGATGACCTCGACCATGTGCACCGGGATACGGATCGTCCGGGCCTGGTCGGCCATCGCCCGGGTGATCGCCTGCCGGATCCACCAGGTGGCGTACGTGGAGAACTTGTAGCCCTTGGTGTAGTCGAACTTCTCGACCGCCCGGATGAGGCCCAGGTTGCCTTCCTGGATCAGGTCGAGGAACGCCATGCCGCGGCCGGTGTAGCGCTTGGCCAGCGAGACGACCAGCCGGAGGTTCGCCTCCAGCAGGTGGTTCTTGGCGCGCTCGCCGTCGCGGATGATCCAGTTTAGGTCGCGGCGCAGCTGGTGCTGCATCTTCTCGCCGCGGTCCTCGCCCTGGCGCATCCGCTCGGCGGCGTAGAGACCGGCCTCGATGCGCTTGGCGAGGTCGACCTCCTCCTCCGCGTTGAGCAGCGCGACCTTGCCGATCTGCTTCAGGTAGGCGCGGACGGAGTCGGCCGACGCGGTGAGCTCGGCGTCCTTACGCGCCTGCTTCAGCGCCTCGGACTCCTCCTCTTCCTCGTCGAACGCGAACTCTTCCTCTTCGCCGTCGGTGAGCACGACCGGCTCGTCGACGGCCAGGCCACCCTCGCCGGGAGGACCGGCGGTCGGCGCGCCTTCAGCGGGGGCGGCACCGGCGGCCGGAGCGGCGGCAGCGGCCGCGGCCTTCTTGGCGGGGGCGCGCTTCGCCGGGCGGGGCGTCGCGGCGGCGGAGGCGTCACCCGGTGCGGCGGCGGGGGCGGCAGCAGGCCGTGTCGTCTTCGCCGTCGTCGCCTTCGACGCGGGGGTGGTGGCCGAGCGGGCGGCGGCCACGCGTCGACGAGTCGGACGCGGATCGGCGGAGCCGTTGACGACGACGGTGACGCCGGCGATCGACAGGCCCTGCAGGATCTTCTTGCCTTGGGCTGGCGACACCCCCGCACCACCAAGAACCCGCGCCACCTCGTCGGAGGTGAGGGAGGCGGTATCACCCGCCCGCGCTGTCAGCGTGTCGACGAGGGAACGGACGATGTCGGCCCGCGGAGGGGTGCGGTCGGCGTCTGTCACGAAGTGACCTTCCACGTGTCGGTGCGGCGGGGCACACCTCACCGGTCAGGGGCTGACCGGGGGGCTGATCTACCAGGAGCGATCCTCCGGGACTTCTCTGCCCGGTGGCTGGCAACGAATTGTACCGCCGGGTCGGGGGAGACGGTTCCCACCATCGATCCATCCGTTGTGTCTGGTTGGTGGGGGCCACCCGGCCCGGCGGGCTCGACGCCGTGCTGGACTGTACGTCGCGTTCCCGGGTTCTGGCCACGACCGCCACGGGCAAACGTTCGCTTGACCAGCGCGGAACGATTCAGCGACTCGATTCAGACGCAAGGAGCACCACCGAAATGGCAGCAGTGGAGCCCACCGAACTCCTGGACCTCGCCGTCGATCTGGTTCGCCGGGCGGCCGTCCTGGTCGGCGAACAGCGGGCGGCCGCGGTCGCCTCGGTGGAGACCAAGTCGACGCCGACGGACCCGGTCACCGCGGCCGACCGGGCGTCCGAGCAACTGGTGGTGGAGGGGTTGGCCGCCGCGCGCCCCGGCGACCTGGTGCTCGGCGAGGAGGGCGGGTTCCGGCCGGTCGGTGCCGAGGCCGCCCCGGACGCCGTGCGGTGGCTGCTGGACCCGATCGACGGCACGGTCAACTTCGTCTACGGCATCCCGGCGTACGCGGTGTCGCTGGCCGCGGAGGTCGACGGTGTGGTCGTCGCGGGCGTGGTCCGGAACGTCGTCACCGGGGAGGAGTGGACCGCGACCCGGGGCGGTGGTGCGTGGCGGGACGGTGTGCGGTTGAACGGCTCGGCCGTGACCGCGCTGGGGAGTGCGCTGGTGGGCACCGGGTTCGGCTACGCGGCGCAGCGACGGCGAGAGCAGGCCGAGGTGCTGCTCCGGCTGCTGCCCGAGATCCGGGACATCCGGCGGATCGGGTCGGCCGCACTCGACCTGTGCGCGGCGGCCGAGGGACGGCTGGACGCGTTCTTCGAGCGTGGGCTGAGCCCGTGGGACCGCGCGGCCGGCGGGCTGATCGCCGAGGAGGCGGGCCTGCTCTTCACCGGCCTGCACGGCCAGCCGGCCGGCGACGAGATGACCCTCGCCGCACCCCCCGCCCTCCACCCGGCCCTACACGACGCGCTGATCGCGGCCGGCGCGCAGCCGTGACCGTGCTTGTCGAGCGCCGCCAGGCGCGAGCGTTCTGACCTGGAGGCGCGCTCGCCTGCCAGCGTCGTTCTCAGCAGGCCGCGTCGGTGGGTTGAACGGGGTCCAGGTTTTCGAGCTCGGCGGGGACGTCTTCCTCGGGGGTGAGGTCCTTGAACTCGATCCCGAGGACGACGTCGATGCTGGCGTCCTCGCGGGCGTCGTCGACGATCACGCTGCCCCGCACGGACGCCTGCAGCAGCTGCGCCGCACCGGCGCCGGTCGGTCCGTAGCGGATCTGCGCGGTCTGCGAGACCGGTTCGCCCTGCGGGTCGTTGCCGACCGTGAGGACGTTGAACCCGCGCTTCTTCAGCGCCTGCCCCACCTTGTCGGCGAGCCCCTGCTCGTCGGTGCCGTTGTAGACGCGCACCTTCACCGCGCTCGGCGCCGGGATGCTCGCCTGCACGGTGTCGCACCCTCGAGCCGACTTCCCGGTCTGGTCGTCGGTGACGATCGCCCACACCACGGTGATGACGGCGACCAGCGCCAATACCCCGATTACCGTCAGCGCCCTGACCCGCGCCAGGCTCACCGCCCCACCACCCCGGTCGTCATGGGCCCAGACTGTAGCGTCCCGGGTCATCACAGGTGATAACCCGGCAACCCCCTTGCGTTCATCAGGCTCCGCCGGCCAGCGGGCGGAGCCGGCGACGCGGTTGCGGACCGGCTCGCCACCGCTCCCGCTGCGCCGCGCGCAACCGGCTGAGATAGCGCTCGGCCAGCCAGTCCGGCTCGTTCGCCGCACATCCGGGGGTGTCCACGAGCACACCGCCGCCGGGCAGCGGCACCAGCGCCGACCCGGTTCCTGCCCGCGGAGCGCCGCCGGACAATGCGTCCACCGTCGTGCTCTTGCCACAGCCGGCCGGGCCGACGACCGCGGCCGCGCAGGCGGGCGAACTCGGTAGCAGCGCCCGCAGGCGGTGCAGCCCGGCCGCGCCGGGATGGTCGGGGATCGTGCTGATCCCCACGACGCGGGTGCCCGGACAGCTCTCGGCGAGTATCGCGAGGTCAGCCAGCACGGATCGGAGCGCGGCGCCGCTCGGCGCGAGATCGACCTGGCTGAGCACGAGGACCGGGGTCGCCGCGCTGGCGGCGGCGAGCGCGAGCAGCCGTTCGGTGCGGTCCGGCGTCAGGTCGGCGGAGAACGCCTGCATCACCAGCACCAGGTCGACGTTGGCGGCCAGCACCTCGCCCCGGACGTCGTCCGCACCGCGGCTGTGCCGCACCGTGGACGTCCTGGGGAGGATCGTGACGATTTCGTCGCCGGAGAGCACGGCCCAGTCGCCGGCCACCGGCATCAGCTCGGGCCCGGCCACGGCGCGCACCGGCCCGGTCGCGGCCAGGCAGCCGCAGTGCGTCCCGTCGACGTCGGTCACGCGGGCCGGGACGAGCGGTCCGCGGAGGGGCGCCCGGCGCCCCCCGGATGGGGGCCACCGTGCCCGCCGGTCCGCCGCGGACAGCGGTCGCCGCGTCCCGCCTGGTGAACGACGAGGTTCGGGGTCCCCGATCCGGTCCGCGCATTGGGTAAGGTCGCCATCCGCGACCCGGATATCCGGCGTCGTGGGGCATCTGCCGGTTGCCGTCGCCATCCGGTACCGTGCGTCCCATTCGTCCGACCATCCGAGGCGGCGTAGCCGGGCCCGGCTGCGCCGTCCGCTGATGGGGGGCACTGGACCGGTGGTCGTCGGCGCTGGGGACGGGTCCGCGGGAAGCGCGGTGGCCCGCCCCTGGTCCGGCTGCTCCGGTGCAGGGAAGACGGGCATCGGTGTCACCTCGATCACATCGGGAACACATCCGGTGGGCTGTGCGTATTAGGGGCGCTGGAAACGGTAAGGTTCCGCGCTCGCCGGGTCGAACGGGTTTCCTTCCTGGCCGGGAAACCTGGCCGTTCACGGCGTGACCCAGGCTGTCATCCAACGAAAGAAGAGGACCACCACGATGGCCACCGACTACGACGCACCACGTCGAACCGAGGAATCGGAAATCGGCGAGGACAGCCTCGAGGAGCTGAAGGCACGCCGGACCGATTCACAGTCCGGCAGTGTGGACGTCGACGAGGCTGAGGTTGCCGAGGGTTTCGAACTGCCGGGCGCTGACCTGTCCGGCGAGGAGCTCACGGTCAAGGTGCTGCCGATGCAGAACGATGAGTTCCGCTGTTCGCAGTGCTTCCTCGTGCACCACCGCAGCCAGCTGGCCGAAGAGAAGAACGGCCAGTACGTCTGCACCGAATGTGCGGCCTGACCCCCCGGTCAGCCGCACGTGTCACGGGGACGCTCCGTGGTTCGCCACAGCCGCAGCAGGAGCGTCCGGAAGGAACACAACGGTCGGGGCTCCGGGGGGTAGTACCCCGGCCGTTCGGGGTAGTGCAGAAGCGGTTCGTTATCGACCGCGCTGCCGCCCGTGGGCGGTGCGACGGGCGCGGATATCCGGCTTACGCCGGAACCGCGCCGGCACCCGCTCCGCGTGACCCGAGGGATTGCCGCCATGACTTACCCGGACAACTCGTCCACGGCCGGATCCGCATCCGAGGCATCTGACCCGGCGTCCGGGACGCCCGTGTCCGACCCCACTCCGGCTGACGTCTCGCCGGAGACCACGGACGCGCTGGTTCGCCTGACCGACGCGGAACTCACCACCGCCGATCGACGTCGTTTGCTCAAGCGTGTGGTCAGCGGGCTCGGACGGGGTGCCGGTCGCGCGCTGCGTGGCCCGCGAGCCGCCGTCAACTGGGCGACGGACCTGGTGATCGCCGTCGCGCCGCACGTCGTCGTCCGTGATCTGGAGACGCTGCAGCGTCACTACGGCGGGAAGTCCGGTGAGGA is drawn from Cryptosporangium aurantiacum and contains these coding sequences:
- a CDS encoding DEAD/DEAH box helicase; amino-acid sequence: MTANPVNAAVGTVGGAAPPLRVWQRKALVEYLRRSPQDFLAVATPGAGKTTFALRIAAELLADRTVSQVTVVAPTEHLKTQWAQAAARVGIQLDPTFSSAGLTSSDFHGIVVTYAQVGLYPQIHHRRCTARPTLVILDEIHHAGDSRTWGDGVRMAFEPATRRLALTGTPFRSDANPIPFVQYERDRNGLTRSRSDSNYGYADALRDQVVRPVLFLAYSGEAKWRTSAGEELTARLGEPLTAEQTAQAWRTALDPKGDWMPQVLRAADARLTVVRQHGMADAGGLVIATDHQAAKAYAELLRRVTGKAPVVVLSDDGAASAKIAAFGASEDRWMVAVRMVSEGVDIPRLAVGVYATSASTPLYFAQAIGRFVRARRPGETATVFLPSVPVLLGLAGEMEVERDHVLDRPHREKLLDDDLVAAANKQEDEDTDDKPKFTALSASAHLDQVIYDGASFGTGAAPGTAEEEEYLGLPGLLTSDQIAALLAKRQADQVAAQRKAASERKAAGGPAIPEPEAVPTSSFARRQMLRKQLNTLVAAQHHRTNRPHGQIHAELRRLCGGPPSAQATIEQLEERIATIQTW
- a CDS encoding LytR C-terminal domain-containing protein produces the protein MSLARVRALTVIGVLALVAVITVVWAIVTDDQTGKSARGCDTVQASIPAPSAVKVRVYNGTDEQGLADKVGQALKKRGFNVLTVGNDPQGEPVSQTAQIRYGPTGAGAAQLLQASVRGSVIVDDAREDASIDVVLGIEFKDLTPEEDVPAELENLDPVQPTDAAC
- a CDS encoding RNA polymerase sigma factor — its product is MTDADRTPPRADIVRSLVDTLTARAGDTASLTSDEVARVLGGAGVSPAQGKKILQGLSIAGVTVVVNGSADPRPTRRRVAAARSATTPASKATTAKTTRPAAAPAAAPGDASAAATPRPAKRAPAKKAAAAAAAPAAGAAPAEGAPTAGPPGEGGLAVDEPVVLTDGEEEEFAFDEEEEESEALKQARKDAELTASADSVRAYLKQIGKVALLNAEEEVDLAKRIEAGLYAAERMRQGEDRGEKMQHQLRRDLNWIIRDGERAKNHLLEANLRLVVSLAKRYTGRGMAFLDLIQEGNLGLIRAVEKFDYTKGYKFSTYATWWIRQAITRAMADQARTIRIPVHMVEVINKLGRIQRELLQDLGREPTPEELAKEMDITPEKVLEIQQYAREPISLDQTIGDEGDSQLGDFIEDSEAVVAVDAVSFTLLQDQLQSVLQTLSEREAGVVRLRFGLADGQPRTLDEIGQVYGVTRERIRQIESKTMSKLRHPSRSQVLRDYLD
- the rsgA gene encoding GTPase RsgA, which translates into the protein MTDVDGTHCGCLAATGPVRAVAGPELMPVAGDWAVLSGDEIVTILPRTSTVRHSRGADDVRGEVLAANVDLVLVMQAFSADLTPDRTERLLALAAASAATPVLVLSQVDLAPSGAALRSVLADLAILAESCPGTRVVGISTIPDHPGAAGLHRLRALLPSSPACAAAVVGPAGCGKSTTVDALSGGAPRAGTGSALVPLPGGGVLVDTPGCAANEPDWLAERYLSRLRAAQRERWRAGPQPRRRLRPLAGGA
- a CDS encoding DUF7455 domain-containing protein, giving the protein MTPTLTPPPTEAPSAGERCDRCGAAAKVRAVLPGGGDLVFCGHHGNKYAKDLEKVAVQILRSED
- a CDS encoding inositol monophosphatase family protein, with protein sequence MAAVEPTELLDLAVDLVRRAAVLVGEQRAAAVASVETKSTPTDPVTAADRASEQLVVEGLAAARPGDLVLGEEGGFRPVGAEAAPDAVRWLLDPIDGTVNFVYGIPAYAVSLAAEVDGVVVAGVVRNVVTGEEWTATRGGGAWRDGVRLNGSAVTALGSALVGTGFGYAAQRRREQAEVLLRLLPEIRDIRRIGSAALDLCAAAEGRLDAFFERGLSPWDRAAGGLIAEEAGLLFTGLHGQPAGDEMTLAAPPALHPALHDALIAAGAQP